From a region of the Pseudanabaena sp. ABRG5-3 genome:
- a CDS encoding heavy-metal-associated domain-containing protein, with product MSLTLSVPSIGCASCIETITKAIQSADTSALVTGDPAAKTVNIETQLPEAQIRELIAIAGHKVS from the coding sequence ATGTCTTTAACGCTCTCAGTTCCTTCGATCGGTTGTGCTAGCTGCATCGAAACTATTACCAAAGCGATCCAATCTGCTGATACTTCAGCATTGGTGACGGGTGATCCTGCTGCTAAAACAGTTAATATTGAGACCCAGTTACCTGAAGCGCAAATTCGTGAACTAATTGCGATCGCAGGTCATAAGGTTTCCTAA
- the moaC gene encoding cyclic pyranopterin monophosphate synthase MoaC has protein sequence MDTDTPLSLAHLDQSGNAQMVDVTHKPQTVRRAIAVCEISMKTTTLDAIQAGDVPKGDVLGTARLAGIMAAKQTANLIPMCHPLNLTSVDVKIILDENIPGYQIEADVKTKAETGVEMEALTAVMIAALTIYDMAKSLDKTMVISNARLLHKSGGKSGDFNAPRGAFCDL, from the coding sequence ATGGATACGGATACTCCTCTGTCACTCGCTCATCTTGATCAAAGTGGTAATGCTCAAATGGTGGATGTGACTCATAAACCGCAAACGGTACGACGGGCGATCGCAGTTTGCGAAATATCCATGAAAACAACAACCTTAGATGCCATCCAAGCAGGAGATGTCCCCAAAGGAGATGTCTTAGGAACAGCAAGGCTCGCAGGTATTATGGCAGCAAAGCAAACTGCTAACTTAATCCCCATGTGTCATCCCCTCAACTTAACCAGTGTGGATGTCAAAATCATCCTCGATGAAAATATTCCTGGATATCAGATCGAGGCAGATGTCAAGACCAAGGCTGAGACGGGAGTAGAGATGGAGGCATTGACCGCAGTTATGATCGCGGCTTTAACCATTTACGATATGGCAAAATCCTTAGACAAAACAATGGTTATCTCCAATGCAAGGTTATTGCATAAAAGTGGCGGGAAGTCAGGAGACTTTAATGCACCTAGGGGAGCCTTTTGTGATCTTTAA
- the tsaE gene encoding tRNA (adenosine(37)-N6)-threonylcarbamoyltransferase complex ATPase subunit type 1 TsaE: MPETITIEVYADNLHATQAIATQLAQLVQAGTIILLEGNLGSGKTTFMQAFGYALGINTTIASPTFTLIDEYIEGRLPLYHIDLYRLEPSQVPSLHLEEYWRGEDFPLGVVAIEWASKLPSIPAEHLKINLSAPMQSSCNKNEDLYLSQTDITLDEDFIDNLPSDRLIQLIAQGATYVELLKQFQLA; this comes from the coding sequence ATGCCTGAGACCATAACGATTGAGGTTTATGCAGATAATCTTCATGCTACCCAAGCGATCGCTACTCAACTTGCTCAATTAGTTCAAGCAGGTACAATTATTTTGCTGGAGGGCAATCTTGGTAGTGGCAAAACTACCTTTATGCAAGCTTTTGGTTATGCGCTTGGTATTAACACTACGATTGCTAGCCCCACGTTTACCCTTATTGATGAATATATCGAAGGTCGTCTGCCGCTTTACCATATTGATCTCTACCGACTAGAGCCATCTCAAGTTCCTAGTCTCCATTTAGAAGAATATTGGCGAGGCGAAGATTTTCCCCTCGGTGTCGTAGCGATCGAATGGGCAAGTAAGTTACCCAGCATCCCAGCCGAGCATCTCAAGATCAATCTTTCAGCGCCGATGCAATCATCCTGTAACAAAAATGAAGATCTTTATCTATCCCAAACAGACATCACTTTAGATGAAGATTTTATAGATAATTTGCCGAGTGATCGCCTAATTCAACTAATCGCACAGGGTGCAACCTATGTTGAACTTCTTAAACAGTTCCAACTTGCGTAA
- the tatA gene encoding twin-arginine translocase TatA/TatE family subunit: MFGIGWPELVVISLVGVAIFGAKRIPEIGRSVGQALRGFQDEIKGQGEDDSAKTQDKDS, from the coding sequence ATGTTTGGAATTGGCTGGCCAGAGTTAGTTGTAATTTCGCTTGTGGGGGTGGCAATTTTCGGAGCCAAGCGGATCCCTGAGATCGGGCGTAGTGTGGGGCAAGCTTTGAGAGGGTTTCAAGATGAGATAAAGGGACAAGGAGAAGATGATTCCGCCAAAACTCAAGATAAAGACAGTTAA
- a CDS encoding TerB family tellurite resistance protein — protein MTLQELPPPISPRQMDILRAVAAMAWADGKLEPDEIRLMLDEFAMLFAKTETERNSLKSRLREYLGQNIPLEEVVPHIKSVEDRKLTLRLGYQVIQASRRSPNEPRVNLDEAAAYQRLVRILDLPSDMVADIEASIVPPEESQANGIIKSLALRLHKLLNS, from the coding sequence ATGACACTTCAAGAACTCCCCCCTCCGATTAGTCCCCGTCAGATGGATATTCTTCGTGCAGTTGCAGCAATGGCTTGGGCTGATGGCAAGCTGGAACCTGACGAAATTCGTCTGATGCTGGATGAGTTTGCGATGTTATTTGCCAAGACTGAGACAGAGCGCAATTCCCTAAAAAGTCGTCTTAGAGAATACTTAGGGCAAAATATTCCTCTAGAGGAAGTTGTCCCACATATCAAAAGTGTTGAAGATCGCAAACTTACTCTGAGACTTGGCTATCAGGTTATTCAAGCTAGTCGGCGTAGTCCTAACGAGCCAAGAGTAAATCTTGATGAGGCAGCAGCTTACCAAAGACTGGTTAGAATCCTTGATTTGCCATCGGATATGGTTGCTGATATCGAAGCATCGATTGTTCCTCCAGAGGAGTCTCAGGCTAATGGAATTATCAAATCGCTAGCATTAAGACTACATAAGCTGCTGAATAGCTAA
- a CDS encoding Crp/Fnr family transcriptional regulator, whose amino-acid sequence MRDGTDLQQKIMSAPFFMGLPDEAVIRATAHMVTRTHPADQVILLENDWGNSVYFILSGWAKIRTYNLDGKEITLNILGFGEMFGEMAPLDQVPRSTDVITLTPTTIGSLPASDFVHLIETEPTAGIHLARLMAKRLRQVNRRLRLREADSTSRVADVLLFLAEGQGTKGTSGMEIPNLPHRELSSLSGLARETVTRVLGKLERKNLIQRIPDRDVLCILNPEGLEALMV is encoded by the coding sequence ATGCGGGATGGAACTGATCTTCAGCAAAAAATTATGTCCGCCCCATTCTTTATGGGGTTGCCTGATGAGGCGGTGATAAGGGCAACCGCTCATATGGTTACGCGCACCCATCCAGCAGATCAGGTGATTTTGCTAGAAAATGACTGGGGTAACTCGGTATATTTTATTTTGAGTGGCTGGGCAAAAATTCGCACCTACAACCTTGACGGGAAAGAAATCACCCTCAATATTCTTGGTTTTGGTGAAATGTTTGGTGAAATGGCTCCCCTCGATCAAGTACCCCGATCAACGGATGTAATTACGCTTACACCAACAACTATTGGTAGCCTTCCTGCTTCTGATTTTGTGCATCTGATTGAAACGGAACCGACCGCAGGTATTCACCTAGCGAGACTAATGGCAAAACGATTACGTCAAGTTAATCGACGTTTACGTTTACGTGAAGCTGATAGTACATCACGTGTTGCTGATGTACTGCTATTTTTGGCAGAGGGTCAAGGCACTAAAGGTACTAGTGGTATGGAAATACCTAATTTGCCTCATCGTGAACTGAGTAGTTTAAGTGGTTTGGCTAGGGAAACTGTAACTCGTGTACTTGGTAAGCTAGAGCGTAAAAATTTGATTCAACGTATCCCCGATCGCGATGTTTTATGTATTCTTAACCCTGAAGGTTTGGAAGCTTTGATGGTTTAA
- the murC gene encoding UDP-N-acetylmuramate--L-alanine ligase, which yields MLNPVDFSGRPFHFVGIGGIGMSAIAYILAKQGFTVSGSDLSSNRITQKLQDLGVKVFKGHHADNIDLANVPQVVCSTAINQQNPEFQVALANGLPILHRSDLLAALIEQFQGISIAGTHGKTTTSSLVGFLLLKAGVDPSIIIGGEVSAWQGNARLGNGKYLVAEADESDGTLVKFLSHIGVITNIELDHPDHYHSLEQVVEIFQAFAKRCEVMVGCIDCPTVKAHIKSDITYSLSDPSADYTVTDVHYTPSDTQAVVIERGQPLGKLSLGLLGKHNLSNTLAAIAVARYVGVEWQAIADALPDFVGASRRFEIKGVQDGITFVDDYAHHPSEIIATLASARQQNTNSRVIAIFQPHRYSRTLRFLDEFSQSFGDADVVVVTDIYAASEPNDGKITGEQMAKAIANIRDQVHYQPTLKDVQDFLVNNLKSGDLAVFLGAGNLNQAIAPTMQEIATAIKA from the coding sequence ATGCTGAATCCAGTTGATTTCAGCGGTAGACCGTTTCATTTTGTGGGTATTGGTGGGATCGGCATGTCAGCGATCGCCTATATCTTAGCAAAGCAAGGCTTTACGGTTTCTGGCTCAGATCTTAGTAGCAATCGCATCACTCAAAAACTACAGGATCTCGGTGTCAAGGTCTTTAAAGGACATCACGCAGACAACATCGATTTGGCAAATGTGCCTCAAGTTGTCTGTTCTACGGCAATCAATCAACAGAATCCCGAATTTCAAGTAGCCCTAGCTAATGGACTGCCAATTTTACATCGTTCAGATTTGTTGGCAGCATTGATCGAGCAATTTCAAGGTATTTCGATCGCAGGCACACATGGGAAAACTACAACCAGCAGCTTAGTTGGCTTTTTACTGCTTAAAGCTGGAGTTGACCCCAGCATTATCATCGGCGGAGAGGTGAGTGCATGGCAGGGCAATGCGCGTCTCGGCAATGGTAAATACTTGGTTGCCGAAGCTGACGAGTCCGACGGCACTTTGGTAAAGTTTTTATCTCACATTGGCGTAATTACCAATATTGAGCTAGATCACCCCGATCATTACCATAGTCTCGAGCAGGTTGTTGAGATTTTTCAAGCCTTTGCTAAACGCTGTGAGGTGATGGTTGGTTGTATTGATTGCCCAACAGTCAAAGCCCATATCAAGTCTGATATTACCTATAGTCTGAGCGATCCTAGTGCTGACTATACAGTGACGGATGTACATTACACTCCGTCTGATACGCAAGCAGTGGTAATTGAGCGTGGTCAGCCCTTAGGCAAACTTTCTTTGGGACTGCTTGGTAAGCATAATTTGAGTAATACTCTAGCGGCGATCGCTGTGGCGCGTTATGTGGGTGTGGAATGGCAAGCGATCGCTGATGCACTTCCTGATTTTGTGGGTGCGAGCCGTCGGTTTGAAATTAAGGGTGTTCAAGATGGGATTACCTTTGTTGATGACTATGCCCATCACCCCAGCGAAATTATTGCGACTCTTGCTTCGGCAAGACAGCAAAATACGAATAGCCGCGTGATTGCTATTTTTCAGCCCCATCGCTATAGTCGCACCCTGAGATTTTTGGATGAGTTTAGTCAGTCCTTTGGTGATGCTGATGTAGTAGTGGTCACAGATATCTACGCGGCAAGTGAACCCAATGATGGCAAGATCACGGGTGAGCAAATGGCAAAAGCGATCGCTAATATCCGCGATCAGGTGCATTATCAGCCCACGCTTAAGGATGTGCAAGACTTTTTAGTGAATAACCTAAAGTCGGGCGACTTAGCTGTATTTCTCGGTGCTGGTAATCTCAATCAGGCGATCGCCCCCACTATGCAGGAAATAGCAACAGCTATCAAAGCCTGA
- the murB gene encoding UDP-N-acetylmuramate dehydrogenase, with translation MSIDLPDQTPIRDHVSLAGLTSMKVGGAAEYFISPRSSDELAASLVWASDRQLPITIIGAGSNLLISDDGLEGLVICTRHLRGIEFDEQTGQVTAAAGEPVARLAMQVASHGWVGFEWAVGIPGTVGGLVVMNAGAQGGCAADCVVEVQTVTLTGETKLIYPQDLDFSYRTSALQESSYLVTGATLKFQTGGKPEAIAADTEAKLKARHSTQPYHLPNCGSVFRNPLPQFAAKLIQDAGLKGYQIGNAQISELHANFIVNLGNAKAQDIFGLIEHIKTVISDRYGVVLETEVKMLGNF, from the coding sequence ATGTCTATCGATTTACCAGACCAAACGCCAATCCGTGATCATGTTTCCCTTGCGGGATTGACCTCAATGAAAGTTGGAGGCGCGGCGGAATATTTCATCTCGCCACGTTCTAGCGATGAGTTGGCGGCTAGTTTGGTATGGGCAAGCGATCGCCAGTTGCCGATCACAATTATTGGTGCAGGTAGTAACCTTCTAATCAGTGATGACGGCTTAGAAGGGCTAGTAATTTGTACCAGACATTTGCGGGGCATCGAGTTTGATGAACAAACTGGACAGGTTACTGCCGCCGCAGGTGAGCCTGTGGCTCGTTTAGCCATGCAAGTGGCAAGTCATGGTTGGGTTGGCTTTGAATGGGCGGTTGGTATTCCGGGGACTGTGGGGGGATTGGTAGTAATGAACGCAGGGGCGCAGGGGGGATGTGCGGCTGATTGTGTTGTGGAGGTGCAGACAGTGACATTAACTGGTGAAACTAAGCTGATTTATCCACAGGATTTGGATTTCAGTTATCGCACCTCAGCTTTGCAAGAATCATCATATCTAGTGACAGGAGCGACCCTCAAATTTCAAACTGGTGGCAAACCAGAAGCGATCGCTGCCGATACTGAGGCAAAACTCAAAGCAAGACATTCTACCCAGCCATACCATTTACCCAATTGTGGCAGTGTGTTTCGTAATCCTCTGCCCCAATTTGCTGCCAAATTGATTCAAGACGCAGGACTGAAGGGTTATCAAATTGGTAATGCCCAAATTTCGGAGTTACACGCTAACTTCATCGTCAACCTTGGCAATGCAAAAGCCCAAGATATTTTCGGTCTCATAGAACACATTAAAACTGTAATTAGCGATCGCTATGGGGTGGTACTGGAAACCGAAGTAAAGATGCTCGGTAATTTCTAA
- the psbA gene encoding photosystem II q(b) protein produces MTTAVQRRESASLWDQFCNWVTSTENRLYVGWFGVIMIPCLLAATICFVIAFIAAPPVDIDGIREPVAGSLLFGNNMISGAVVPSSNAIGLHFYPIWEADSLDEWLYNGGPYQLVIFHFLLGIFCYMGREWELSYRLGMRPWIAVAYSAPVAAATAVFLIYPIGQGSFSDGMPLGISGTFNFMIVFQAEHNILMHPFHMLGVAGVFGGSLFSAMHGSLVTSSLIRETTENESQNAGYKFGQEEETYNIVAAHGYFGRLIFQYASFNNSRQLHFFLALWPVVGIWFTALGVSTMAFNLNGFNFNQSISDSQGRVVPSWADVINRANLGMEVMHERNAHNFPLDLAAVDVAPVAMSAPAING; encoded by the coding sequence ATGACAACAGCAGTACAAAGACGTGAAAGCGCGTCACTGTGGGATCAATTTTGCAATTGGGTCACCAGCACCGAAAACCGCCTCTACGTAGGTTGGTTCGGCGTAATCATGATCCCTTGCTTACTCGCAGCGACCATTTGCTTCGTAATCGCCTTCATCGCAGCACCTCCCGTTGACATCGACGGTATCCGTGAACCAGTAGCAGGTAGCTTGCTATTCGGTAACAACATGATTTCTGGCGCAGTTGTACCTTCTTCAAACGCAATTGGCCTGCACTTTTACCCCATTTGGGAAGCAGATAGCCTTGATGAATGGCTATACAACGGTGGACCTTACCAATTGGTAATTTTCCACTTCTTGCTCGGAATTTTCTGCTACATGGGACGTGAATGGGAATTGTCATACCGCCTCGGTATGCGTCCTTGGATCGCAGTAGCATACTCCGCCCCCGTAGCAGCAGCAACCGCAGTATTCTTGATCTACCCAATCGGACAAGGATCCTTCTCTGACGGTATGCCTTTGGGTATCTCTGGTACATTCAACTTCATGATCGTATTCCAAGCAGAACACAACATCTTGATGCATCCTTTCCACATGTTGGGAGTAGCAGGTGTGTTTGGTGGTTCCTTGTTCAGTGCAATGCACGGTTCCTTGGTAACCTCCAGCTTGATTCGTGAAACCACCGAAAACGAAAGCCAAAACGCTGGTTACAAATTCGGACAAGAAGAAGAAACCTACAACATCGTTGCAGCTCACGGCTACTTCGGTCGCTTGATTTTCCAATACGCTTCTTTCAACAACAGCCGTCAATTGCACTTCTTCTTGGCACTATGGCCAGTAGTCGGCATTTGGTTCACCGCATTGGGCGTAAGCACAATGGCGTTCAACTTGAATGGCTTCAACTTCAACCAATCTATCTCTGATAGCCAAGGTCGTGTTGTACCTAGCTGGGCAGACGTAATCAACCGCGCAAACTTGGGTATGGAAGTAATGCACGAGCGTAATGCTCACAACTTCCCTCTCGATTTGGCTGCTGTTGATGTTGCTCCTGTTGCTATGAGCGCTCCTGCTATCAACGGTTAA
- the hisH gene encoding imidazole glycerol phosphate synthase subunit HisH yields the protein MPVVAVIDYDMGNLHSACKGLEIAGATPVVTNNPIELNKADGIVLPGVGSFDPAMHKLRANHLEQPIKDAIAVGKPFLGICLGMQILFESSEEGQESGLGIIQGQVKRFIHEPNVTIPHMGWNQLALTQAACPLWQDLGNSPWMYFVHSYYTAPFDNRVTAATTTHGSQTVTVAVAKDNVMAVQFHPEKSSTDGIHLLSNFVRMISA from the coding sequence ATGCCAGTTGTGGCAGTGATCGACTACGACATGGGCAATTTGCACTCAGCCTGCAAAGGTTTAGAGATTGCAGGGGCAACCCCAGTTGTTACTAATAATCCCATAGAGCTAAATAAAGCCGATGGTATTGTTTTACCAGGGGTAGGCTCTTTCGATCCCGCAATGCACAAACTACGGGCAAATCATCTAGAACAACCAATTAAGGATGCGATCGCTGTGGGTAAGCCTTTTTTAGGAATTTGCTTAGGGATGCAGATCTTGTTTGAAAGTAGCGAAGAGGGGCAAGAATCAGGCTTAGGAATTATTCAAGGTCAGGTCAAACGATTTATTCATGAGCCAAATGTGACAATTCCGCATATGGGTTGGAACCAGCTAGCGCTTACTCAAGCTGCTTGCCCACTTTGGCAGGATTTGGGCAATAGTCCTTGGATGTATTTTGTTCATTCCTATTACACTGCGCCTTTTGATAATCGGGTGACTGCGGCAACGACAACCCACGGTAGCCAGACTGTGACTGTGGCGGTCGCGAAAGATAATGTCATGGCAGTGCAGTTTCATCCTGAAAAATCATCCACTGACGGGATACATTTACTATCAAACTTCGTCAGAATGATTAGTGCGTAG
- a CDS encoding DUF2808 domain-containing protein, translating into MKIQMIKKLGIVSCLAVACAVVSPSVVRAQSNAGFILFGGIKDSALDYCLDSGSSGRSDRYYLEVKPQKFKVSEVIITYPDHFTGSFDTSDIKLRVTDQCRGGKDLELESVTWDKETRRITIIPKEAIPSKTALRAVLSNVRNPDYSGFYQFDGRVMRADVPVPVYVGSWVITLD; encoded by the coding sequence ATGAAGATCCAAATGATCAAAAAACTGGGTATTGTTTCTTGTCTAGCTGTGGCTTGTGCTGTGGTTTCGCCGTCTGTAGTTCGTGCTCAATCCAATGCAGGATTTATTCTATTTGGTGGAATTAAAGATAGCGCACTTGACTATTGCCTTGATAGTGGCAGTAGTGGACGTAGCGATCGCTATTACCTAGAAGTTAAACCACAAAAGTTTAAAGTTTCTGAAGTTATTATTACCTATCCTGATCATTTCACTGGCAGCTTTGACACTTCGGATATCAAATTGCGTGTAACTGATCAATGTCGTGGGGGCAAAGATTTAGAACTTGAATCGGTAACTTGGGATAAAGAAACTCGCCGCATTACGATCATCCCTAAAGAAGCTATTCCTTCTAAAACAGCGTTGAGAGCTGTTTTATCCAATGTGAGAAATCCAGACTATAGTGGTTTTTATCAATTTGATGGCAGAGTTATGCGTGCTGATGTACCAGTACCTGTGTATGTTGGATCTTGGGTCATTACCTTGGACTAA
- the surE gene encoding 5'/3'-nucleotidase SurE — protein MNILISNDDGIYAPGVRALAEALSDTEHRITVVCPDRERSATGHALTLQEPLRVDQISGVYPQGIEAWACSGTPSDTVKLALDALLVERPDLVLSGINRGANLGTDVLYSGTVSAAMEGVLEGVPSIAFSLSSFTHLDYSAAANFAKKMVQAIADYPLEEPILLNVNIPAIAEEDICGAVVTRLGIRRYRDQFEKRIDPRGKTYYWLSGVIIEEEAEPDTDIQAIRDNYITITPLKYDLTYAAAMPFMNTWTDKLAHLANFVTK, from the coding sequence ATGAATATTCTTATTAGTAATGATGATGGCATTTATGCTCCTGGGGTAAGAGCTTTAGCTGAGGCACTTAGTGATACTGAACATCGGATTACGGTGGTTTGTCCTGACCGTGAGCGCTCGGCTACTGGTCATGCGCTCACTTTGCAAGAGCCTTTACGAGTTGATCAAATTTCTGGTGTCTACCCCCAAGGTATTGAAGCTTGGGCTTGTTCAGGTACACCTTCGGATACGGTGAAATTAGCACTTGATGCACTGCTAGTTGAGCGCCCCGATCTAGTTTTATCAGGAATTAATCGTGGCGCAAATTTGGGAACTGATGTTTTGTACTCTGGTACAGTATCGGCAGCAATGGAGGGCGTATTAGAAGGTGTGCCAAGTATTGCCTTTAGCCTTTCGAGCTTTACGCATTTGGACTATAGTGCAGCTGCTAACTTTGCGAAAAAAATGGTACAGGCGATCGCAGATTATCCTCTCGAAGAACCTATTTTATTAAATGTGAATATTCCTGCGATCGCGGAGGAAGATATTTGTGGTGCTGTGGTTACTCGCTTAGGTATTCGCCGCTATCGTGATCAATTTGAAAAGCGCATTGATCCACGCGGTAAAACTTACTATTGGTTGTCAGGAGTAATTATTGAAGAGGAAGCAGAGCCAGATACTGATATTCAAGCGATTAGAGATAATTACATCACGATTACACCGCTTAAATATGATTTGACCTATGCTGCTGCTATGCCTTTTATGAACACATGGACTGACAAATTAGCCCATTTAGCGAATTTCGTAACCAAATAA
- a CDS encoding UbiD family decarboxylase, translated as MTRDLRSFLKLLEERKQLHRVKAQVDSQLEIAEISNRLLQSGGPALLFENVKGYSVPVAVNLLGTVERVCWAMGMKEQSELEVLGEKLGKLQSPKPPKKISQAIEFGKILFDVVKSRPQKLLFGNAPCQEVVLQSDEVDLDQIPILKPYPKDGGRAVTLALVITKDVENGIPNVGVYRLQQQSKNTMTVQWLSVRGGARHLRKATEAGKKLEIAIAIGVDPVLIMAAATPIPVDLSEWIFAGLYGNEGVQLTKCKTLDLEVPACAEYVLEGTITPHEVGTDGPFGDHMGYYGGINDQAPLIRFHCMTHRKDPIYLTTFSGLPPKEEAMMAIALNRIYTPILRQQVSEITDFFLPMEALSYKAAIISIKKAYPGQARRAALAFWSALPQFTYTKFVIVVDHTINIRDPRLVVWALSSKVDPTRDVFILPDNPFDSLDFACEKEGLGGRMGIDATTKIYPETDRDWGDPLESDPNVANMVTRRWAEYGLADIKLDAADPNLFGYEIR; from the coding sequence ATGACCCGTGACCTACGATCATTTCTCAAACTGCTCGAAGAGCGCAAACAACTACATCGTGTCAAAGCCCAAGTTGATTCCCAGTTAGAAATTGCTGAGATTAGCAATCGCCTGTTGCAATCGGGGGGACCCGCACTGCTATTTGAGAATGTCAAGGGATATAGCGTACCTGTTGCTGTAAATTTATTGGGGACAGTAGAGCGAGTCTGCTGGGCAATGGGCATGAAAGAGCAATCGGAATTAGAAGTTCTGGGTGAAAAATTAGGCAAGTTACAAAGCCCAAAGCCACCGAAGAAAATTTCACAGGCGATCGAATTTGGGAAGATTCTCTTTGATGTAGTAAAGTCCCGTCCGCAAAAGCTTCTCTTTGGGAATGCTCCCTGTCAAGAAGTCGTATTGCAAAGCGATGAGGTGGATCTCGATCAGATTCCCATTCTCAAACCCTATCCCAAAGATGGCGGGCGGGCGGTGACACTGGCGCTAGTGATCACCAAAGATGTTGAGAATGGGATTCCGAATGTGGGAGTTTACCGTTTGCAGCAACAGTCAAAAAATACGATGACCGTGCAATGGCTATCAGTGCGGGGTGGTGCGCGACATTTACGCAAAGCAACTGAAGCAGGCAAAAAACTAGAAATTGCGATCGCGATCGGAGTTGATCCAGTCTTAATCATGGCGGCGGCAACGCCGATTCCTGTGGATCTATCAGAATGGATTTTTGCGGGACTCTATGGCAATGAAGGCGTACAGCTTACCAAATGCAAAACCCTCGATTTAGAAGTTCCTGCCTGTGCCGAGTATGTTTTAGAAGGAACGATTACACCGCATGAAGTGGGAACCGATGGACCTTTTGGTGATCACATGGGTTATTACGGAGGCATTAATGACCAAGCACCTCTGATTCGTTTTCATTGTATGACCCATCGCAAAGATCCGATCTATCTCACCACCTTTAGCGGCTTACCTCCCAAGGAGGAAGCAATGATGGCGATCGCCCTAAATCGCATCTATACCCCCATTCTCCGTCAGCAAGTTTCCGAAATTACCGATTTCTTCCTGCCAATGGAAGCACTTTCCTATAAGGCAGCCATTATTTCTATCAAAAAGGCTTATCCCGGACAAGCCCGCCGCGCCGCCCTTGCCTTTTGGAGTGCCTTGCCCCAGTTTACTTACACTAAATTTGTGATTGTGGTTGACCATACGATCAATATTCGTGATCCGCGTTTAGTCGTTTGGGCACTCAGTTCTAAGGTTGACCCCACCCGCGATGTGTTCATCCTACCCGACAATCCCTTCGATTCCCTCGACTTTGCCTGTGAGAAGGAAGGTCTGGGCGGACGGATGGGCATTGATGCGACAACTAAAATCTATCCTGAAACCGATCGCGATTGGGGTGATCCTTTAGAGAGCGATCCCAATGTGGCGAATATGGTCACAAGACGTTGGGCTGAATATGGCTTAGCAGATATTAAGCTTGATGCTGCTGATCCCAATTTATTTGGTTACGAAATTCGCTAA
- a CDS encoding tetratricopeptide repeat protein — MEKLNSAEAYNDRGMERAENGDYAGAISDYTEAIEINPNYAEAYYNRAYDRSEIKDYSGAIEDYTKVIELAPDAAPAYFNRGMAKAKLGDAEGANADCEYAKSLGL; from the coding sequence ATGGAAAAACTAAATTCTGCTGAAGCCTACAATGATCGCGGCATGGAACGGGCGGAAAATGGCGACTATGCTGGGGCGATCTCCGACTATACCGAAGCGATCGAGATCAATCCCAATTATGCAGAGGCTTATTACAACCGCGCCTACGATCGCTCAGAAATTAAGGACTATTCAGGGGCGATCGAGGATTACACCAAAGTCATCGAGTTAGCTCCCGATGCTGCCCCCGCCTATTTCAATCGCGGCATGGCTAAGGCTAAGCTCGGCGATGCCGAAGGTGCAAATGCTGACTGTGAGTATGCCAAAAGTCTAGGTTTATAG